The following coding sequences are from one Triticum aestivum cultivar Chinese Spring chromosome 5A, IWGSC CS RefSeq v2.1, whole genome shotgun sequence window:
- the LOC123106630 gene encoding putative lipid-transfer protein DIR1: MPASMAKSQALAVALLLVLVVCLTAIKGVHGICGMSNDEFKLCQPAAAMENPTESPSAECCAALGKANLSCICRYKGIAGIWLRMYHIDADRAMALPGKCSLTVPSNCS, encoded by the coding sequence ATGCCAGCATCCATGGCTAAGTCACAGGCATTGGCTGTAGCACTGCTGCTTGTCCTGGTGGTGTGCCTCACCGCAATAAAGGGTGTTCATGGCATCTGTGGCATGTCGAATGACGAATTCAAGCTTTGCCAGCCTGCGGCAGCAATGGAAAACCCAACAGAGAGTCCGTCAGCTGAGTGTTGTGCCGCGCTCGGGAAGGCCAACCTGTCGTGTATTTGCCGCTACAAAGGCATTGCCGGCATATGGCTGAGGATGTACCACATCGACGCGGACCGTGCTATGGCGCTACCCGGCAAATGCAGCCTCACCGTGCCCAGCAACTGCTCGTGA